In Zunongwangia sp. HGR-M22, the sequence TGTGAACTATAGTGCTTCTGAAGCTTGTTTTAATGCTACTTTAACTGAATTTGTGGTAGAGCGTTTCCAAGTGCCATCTGCTTTAAAAGAGAAAAAGTATAACGGACAAATTACTGTGATTTTTGAAGTAAACAGAAACGGGGCTTTTCGTGTAATTTACGTTGATGCAGCCTATGAAAGCTTAAAAAAGGAAATAGAAAGAGTGTTTTCTCTTTTGCCGCAAATCCAGCCGGCAATGTACAATGCAGAGCCCACTTATATGCAATTTCGATTGCCTATTAATGTTCCTTTGGAAAGCAATTTAATACAAGAAGTGCGTAGTGAAAATATCACTTCAGTTGAAGCTCCTGTAATCGCTCAGGAGTATAAAGAAGATTTTACTGAAAACGAATTGGTAAAGGCTGCCAATGAGTATGATTCAATTGAATCTAAAATCTTCACCAATCCTCGTTATAATAGCAATATCAATATTCCGCTTTCTCACGAATATTATTCCAGATTCGATGCGGCACTTAACCAAATAGGAACAAATACGCATACTGCTTCAAAACCATTTTTGTTTAAAGATGTTTCTGAATATTACGATTTAGAGGGAGATTCAAGACGTTTATTTCAAGATCGAAAAACATTAGTGGGGCGTAAAATCTGGAATGAGCATATGGTTCGGTTTGAGGCTGATGATTATTGGTTTACATTCGATTTTGCTTTAGATCTTCAGTTGGGTAAAGATTTTAATGATGATAGCAGAGACTATACTTACAATAATACTCGAGCTGCTATTTTTCAGGGTGGGCTTGGCAAGAATCTAAATTTCTATGCGGTAGTCTACGAAAATCAAGGCCAGTTTGCTGGATATTATAATAATTGGGCAGAGTCTCTTCGGCCGGCTGGTGGCGATCCAGCTATCATCCCTGCACGTGGAATTGCGAAGCCATTTGGAGATAATGCCTATGATTATCCTGTTGCTGAAGGTTATATTTCCTATAGTCCTTCAAAATTTTTTAATGTTCAGTTCGGGCATGGTAAAAATTTTATAGGAGATGGTTATCGTTCTTTGTTGATGAGTGATGTTGCTTCTCCTTTCCCTTATTTAAAATTAGATACTGAATTTTGGAAATTGAAATATACCAATACCTGGATGTCTTTACGCGATGTGCGTCCAGAGGTTAATGATAATGGTAGTTTTAAAACTAAATTCATGGCTAATCATTATTTAAGTTTGAATGTTACAAAACGTCTTAATATTGGTTTGTTTGAGTCTGTAATTTGGGAGAGTGATAATGATCGAGGTTTTGATCTTAATTATTTGAATCCAGTTATTTTCTACAGAGCGATAGAATTCTCTACGGGACCTAACGGGGGTAATGCTTTAATAGGGCTTACGGCAAAATATAAAATTAATAATCAGTTAAATGCTTATGGGCAATGGATTATTGATGAATTTTCTTCTTCTGATATTTTTGGAGGGAAAAAGAGTTGGAAGAATAAATTGGGTTATCAATTGGGATTGAAATACTTTAATGCATTCGACGTTCCTAATCTTTTCCTTCAGTTAGAATACAATCAGGTTCGACCTTATACTTATTCGCATAGAAAACCCGTTTTAAACTATGGCCATGCCAATCAATCCATGGCGCATCTATGGGGAGCGAATTTTAGAGAAATAATTGCCATTGGTAGGTATAAGAAAGATCGTTGGTATGGAATGGCAAAAATGATCTACGGAAAAAGGGGTTTTGACTATAATTCTTTTGAAGACCCTTTTTCATATGGAGAAAATATTTACCGAAGTTATAGAGAGAGGCCTTTTGATGATGGTGTGAAGATAGGGCAGGGTAACACTGGTATTTCCTTATTTGGTCAATTAGAAGCAGGGTACATTATTAATCCGGAAACCAATTTGAAGCTATACGGTAGTTTTATTTATAGAAATATGAATACCGACATGAATACAGTGAATAACTTCGATATTTCTACCACTTGGCTTAACTTTGGAATACGTACAGATATTTTTAACTGGTACTACGATTACTAGAGTTTTAAGCTTGCTAAAAAATTAACAATTGTACGGCCTTGCCAAAACCTAATTAAGGAGTATCTTTGCGCCAATTGTAAAAAGTAGTTTTTGAGCAGCGCAGGCGTACATAGTACTTCCACTTCAATATTATCGGATTTTAAGGAAATAACCAAAATGCGTCTTGCAATTAGTGTGGTTTTTTCTTCTGTTGCTGGCTATTTTTTAGGTGCTGA encodes:
- a CDS encoding gliding motility protein RemB; translated protein: MKYLLLPILFFSFCGLYSQNAEVYPVFPECETVNYSASEACFNATLTEFVVERFQVPSALKEKKYNGQITVIFEVNRNGAFRVIYVDAAYESLKKEIERVFSLLPQIQPAMYNAEPTYMQFRLPINVPLESNLIQEVRSENITSVEAPVIAQEYKEDFTENELVKAANEYDSIESKIFTNPRYNSNINIPLSHEYYSRFDAALNQIGTNTHTASKPFLFKDVSEYYDLEGDSRRLFQDRKTLVGRKIWNEHMVRFEADDYWFTFDFALDLQLGKDFNDDSRDYTYNNTRAAIFQGGLGKNLNFYAVVYENQGQFAGYYNNWAESLRPAGGDPAIIPARGIAKPFGDNAYDYPVAEGYISYSPSKFFNVQFGHGKNFIGDGYRSLLMSDVASPFPYLKLDTEFWKLKYTNTWMSLRDVRPEVNDNGSFKTKFMANHYLSLNVTKRLNIGLFESVIWESDNDRGFDLNYLNPVIFYRAIEFSTGPNGGNALIGLTAKYKINNQLNAYGQWIIDEFSSSDIFGGKKSWKNKLGYQLGLKYFNAFDVPNLFLQLEYNQVRPYTYSHRKPVLNYGHANQSMAHLWGANFREIIAIGRYKKDRWYGMAKMIYGKRGFDYNSFEDPFSYGENIYRSYRERPFDDGVKIGQGNTGISLFGQLEAGYIINPETNLKLYGSFIYRNMNTDMNTVNNFDISTTWLNFGIRTDIFNWYYDY